AATGGGCAGACGGTAAACTGCGCTCCATACAGAAAAAAGATTTGGTTTATCCGCCACCTTTCATTCGGCTTGCATCCCTATATCCCTGCTGCAACACCTCTGGCATTACACGCCGCATCAGCAGCAAGCAACGCAGAATGTCTTTGGAAGAGTATCGCAATACCTTCCTGCAAGTTCCAAAAATTGATGACCGAAAACCCGTCTTTGTCAGTTGCGATGTAAGGGATAAGCTGGATGAATTTGTCCGCAAGCTCGGAGGACGGAAGATGAGTGTGTCAGGGCTAATTGAGAACATCGCCAGCACCTTGAAATCTATGCCGATGACTTCGAGCAGTGGCGAAAACTCTGAAACCATGTAAGCAAAGTATGAAAACAATGTTTACTAACAATCAGGCAAAAATCACTCCCCAACCACCAAATGCGGAGGGATGGTAGAAACAGCTATCTCACAGTGTAGCGAGGTTATCTTTCGGGCATCCCGAAAACCTCGCTACACTCCCGAAGAGTGGAGGCAATCTGCTCCCGATGGTCGCAGATTGTAGAGGGACAGAAAGCAAAAAGAAAAATCATTATCAAGAGCAAACAACATGGATGATAAAAGAAAAATCAAGGCGAGAGGCAGACCGAAAGCAAGCAGCCTCCGCAAACTGACGAAGTCGGTAACGATGAAATTCTCCAAGCCCGACTATGAGCAACTTCTCCGCAGAAGCAGGCAAGCCAACAGAACACTTGCCGAGTACATAAGGAATTCCGCATTTGAAGCCCAAGTCGTAGCCAAGCATTCAACGGAGGAAGCCACCACCATGCGTAACCTTGTGGGAATGGCGAACAACCTGAATCAGCTTACCAAACTGTCGCATCAAATGGGATTCTATAGAACGAAGAATGTCATTATGGAACTGCTTGAGAAACTCAAGTCCATAATGAATGACTATAAAACTAAAGAAAGGAGGGCAAGATGATAGGCAAGATTAAGAAGGGGCAGACTTTCGGCGGTTGCATACGCTATGTAATGGGTAAGGGCAATGCTCAATTAAGTTGGAATAAGCCAGAAATGGAGCCGAAATTTGAGCCTAAAAAGCCAAGACAAAAGCAAGCGGAATCTCAAATTCAGTCCTATAAACCGTCAGGCAACGACCTAATTGAAGAAGGTTTGGGCTTGTTCACTCCGTCTGAGAGCAATCCGCAGGAAGAGCAGATTCCTTATGATGAGCTTCTCCGCAGACAGATGAAGAAAAAGAAACGCAAAGGCAGAGGATTATAACCCTGCCTACAACAGATTTTGAAATGTATAACAATTTAAAATATTCAATTATATGAAAAATGACGATTTCATGGAAAGCATCTTCGGATGCTTGAAGAGAATCGAGGACAAGGTAAACGGACTCTCCACCCCTCAAATGGTAAACGGAACTACCGAAGTAGATAACAGTGCAAATGAAGCAGCTTTGCAGGAGGTAAGACAGGATTTGAACAGCGTTAAAACAGCGTTCAATCGTGTTTATGAGGGTCTTGCGGCAGTTAAGTTTGATACAGCAAAATTGTTGGAAAGAAACTCTATGTCGGGCAAGTTTATGGAAGCCCTGTCCATCTTGAAAAGTGAACAGCAGGAAAATTATAAGAGACAGAGTGAGTTGCTGGAGCAATTTGCCAACGCAGAGACAGATACGATGCAGAAAATATCGGAGATGATGGAATCACTTTCCACTTCTGTAAGGAACAGAATGAGCAATCCCGATATTGTTAATCATAAGTATAGTTTCAGCATTGAATCTCCTTACATGTTTGAAGGCTTTCGTGGAATATTTGCCCTTATTGTTGTTCTGGCTGTAGCATTATATATTGCCAAACAGCCCGATTATGACCGCATAGACAACGATTTGAAATACCGCTACATCAAAATGAAAGGCGAAGCATCGCCAAAATAGATTAGAGAGCTTGAAACCTCTTTGAACTGAATCGTGACAATGTCAAGATTAAGCAGATGGGTGAGAATGTAGAAGCATACGAAGATGCAGTTCAGAAGCAAGCAGCCCTTGCAGAGCAGGCACGTCTGAAAGAACAGGCTGCAAAGGAGTTGGACAACAAGGCGAAGTCCATAAAGGGCAAGCCCATTCAAACGGACAAACCAAAAGAAGTGAGCCTATGGCAAGTATCAAAGTAAAATTTAGACCTTTTACAACCGCAGGCAAGGAAGGTGTAATCTATTATCAAATCATACAGAATCATGTAATCCGTCAGTTAAAGACGGATTACCGAATCTTTGAGGATGAATGGAACGTGAAAAATGGAATTGTTATTGTTTTGCCTAACAACAGAAATAACTATCTACAATCTATCACAGAACGTATTGAATGGGATATAAAGCGTTTGGAATCAATTATATCTCAATTGGAGAATAAGCGAATCAAGTATTCGGCTGATGATATTGTTTCCTCTTTTCAGAATCAAGCACACGAGCAATCCCTATTCAATTTCATGCGTGGAATTATAGCCCAGTTAAAGCAGATGGGCAAACATCGCACATCCGAAACTTATCGGGCTACGCTCAAAAGTTTCATGCAGTTCCGAGAGGATAAAGACCTTTTGTTGGATGAAATCAATTCAGAAATGATGTTGATGTACGAGGCTTATTTACGGAACAAAGGAATCACAAAGAATAGTAGCTCATTCTATATGCGGATATTGAGAGCCGTATATAATAGAGCCGTTGAAAAGGAACTGACAAAACAAAAGTTTCCGTTCAAACATGTATATACAGGGATTGACAAGACTGTAAAGAGAGCAGTATCGTTAAAGGTTGTCAAAAGGATTAAAGAAATTGATTTGTCGCTTAATCAATCAGCCGACTTTGCAAGAGATATGTTTCTCTTTTCTTTCTACACTCGTGGAATGTCGTTCATTGATATGGCATACTTGAAAAAGAAAGACCTTACAAACGGCATACTCATATACCGTCGCCGAAAGACAGGACAGCAACTTTTCATCAAGTGGGAGAAATGTATGCAGGAAATTGTAGATAAGTATGATACAATGGGTAATATCTATCTGCTTCCAATTATAAAAACCCCCAATGTGAATGAAAGAAAGCAGTATGAAAATACTCTTCGTTTGGTTAATAATAAGCTGAAATTTATAGCAGATATTATTCACTTGCAGATACCATTATCAACCTATGTGGCTCGACATACATGGGCAAGTATAGCCAAAAGCATGAACATTCCTATTTCGGTTATCAGTGAGGGAATGGGACATGATTCAGAAACAACAACTCAGATTTATTTATCTTCTTTGGATACTTCTGCTATTGATAAAGCAAATGAGTTGATATTAAAAGGGCTATAGAAAATGTTTAGCGACTATAGCTATCTCTTTGTAAGAGACGGACTTACAAAAGCAAAATTATGAAAAATATTTCATTACAAAGAATATTTGGCAAAAAAAACTTTTGTATAGTCTGAAAATAATTTGAGAATGTTTACTTAATCCCCTATTTGCAACATCTAAATTCTTGATTATAAACAAACTTTTGAGAATAATCCGTCTCTTACAAAGAGACAGATAGGAGATACCCGAAAATCCTATAAACAGAGTAGGGCTTAATCTATTCAATATTTTATTATGGAAGATTTATTTTCGTGTAAAATGGTTGGAAAGGGAATTTATGAAACCCTCGAAGAACAGTATGATGTTTACACCGTTGATGATGATTGGTCACGGAAACATGATGCAAGTCCAAAAATCATCAATGATTAAGGTATCAGAAAGGCTGTCTTGAATTTGAGGCAGCCTCTTTTAAGTACATTGATTTTAGATTTATAACTATATTATCAGATATTAAAGAATGGAAGATTTTTCAACTTTGCTTAGAAACGACACCTTGATTCAATCTAATCCGTATAGAATAATAACATATAAT
This portion of the Barnesiella propionica genome encodes:
- a CDS encoding plasmid mobilization protein; its protein translation is MDDKRKIKARGRPKASSLRKLTKSVTMKFSKPDYEQLLRRSRQANRTLAEYIRNSAFEAQVVAKHSTEEATTMRNLVGMANNLNQLTKLSHQMGFYRTKNVIMELLEKLKSIMNDYKTKERRAR
- a CDS encoding tyrosine-type recombinase/integrase; translation: MASIKVKFRPFTTAGKEGVIYYQIIQNHVIRQLKTDYRIFEDEWNVKNGIVIVLPNNRNNYLQSITERIEWDIKRLESIISQLENKRIKYSADDIVSSFQNQAHEQSLFNFMRGIIAQLKQMGKHRTSETYRATLKSFMQFREDKDLLLDEINSEMMLMYEAYLRNKGITKNSSSFYMRILRAVYNRAVEKELTKQKFPFKHVYTGIDKTVKRAVSLKVVKRIKEIDLSLNQSADFARDMFLFSFYTRGMSFIDMAYLKKKDLTNGILIYRRRKTGQQLFIKWEKCMQEIVDKYDTMGNIYLLPIIKTPNVNERKQYENTLRLVNNKLKFIADIIHLQIPLSTYVARHTWASIAKSMNIPISVISEGMGHDSETTTQIYLSSLDTSAIDKANELILKGL